One genomic window of Cygnus olor isolate bCygOlo1 chromosome 3, bCygOlo1.pri.v2, whole genome shotgun sequence includes the following:
- the PRSS55 gene encoding serine protease 55 isoform X4, with protein MSAKENELCEVTSRLPLAEECVYRRITALNIVQELWSQCGMKMLLLTFWILTSLISSIHAGVSSPVFMFSSEWKSEPVGSFRGGQQRETGSPSGYTHIECGLRPSYESFLETGRRIRGGRYAKAGEFPWQVSIQSNGKHICGGTMISALWILTAAHCFADEVPPDLTVVVGGIDLDLPLEEHKPDSLVIHENFDRTSMKHDIALIMLSSPIEFSNEKIPICLPFMYDIDTWQHCWIAGWGTTGAAAEVSASHVLQKARMKLISREQCLERIPQLPENMLCAELQGGERGTCQVDSGGPLVCSYWNTMKWFQVGIISWEEDCTEKPSHEIYTSVYNYYGWIMTETALDQTKTVFKNHSICSGICVLRAHQL; from the exons ATGTCAGCAAAAGAGAATGAATTGTGTGAGGTCACATCCCGGTTGCCCCTGGCAGAGGAATGTGTCTACAGAAGGATAACTGCCCTCAACATCGTCCAAGAGCTTTGGTCCCAGTGTGGGATGAAAATGCTGCTCCTTACCTTCTGGATTTTAACTTCTCTAATCAGCAGCATCCATGCAGGCGTTTCTTCCCCAGTTTTCATGTTCAGCAGTGAATGGAAGAGTGAACCTGTTGGTAGCTTCAGAGGTggacagcagagagaaactggTAGCCCTTCTGGATACACACACATCG AGTGTGGCCTTCGACCATCTTATGAGTCCTTTCTGGAGACTGGCAGGAGGATCAGAGGGGGGAGATACGCCAAGGCTGGGGAGTTCCCGTGGCAAGTGAGCATCCAGAGCAACGGGAAACATATCTGCGGGGGCACCATGATCAGCGCGCTGTGGATTTTAACTGCGGCCCATTGCTTTGCAGATGAGGT GCCACCAGATCTCACTGTTGTAGTAGGGGGAATCGACCTTGACCTCCCTCTGGAAGAACATAAGCCAGACAGCTTGGTTATCCATGAAAACTTTGACAGAACAAGCATGAAACATGACATTGCCCTGATCATGCTCAGCTCTCCCATCGAGTTCAGCAATGAGAAAATCCCCATCTGTTTGCCCTTCATGTATGACATTGATACATGGCAACACTGCTGGATTGCTGGATGGGGAACCACAGGTGCAG CAGCTGAAGTGTCAGCATCCCACGTGCTGCAGAAAGCACGGATGAAGCTCATCAGCAGGGAGCAGTGCTTGGAGCGCATCCCGCAGCTACCAGAGAACATGCTgtgtgctgagctgcagggaggagaaagaggcaCCTGCCAG GTGGACAGTGGGGGACCTCTGGTTTGCAGCTACTGGAACACCATGAAGTGGTTTCAGGTCGGCATCATCAGCTGGGAAGAAGATTGCACAGAAAAGCCAAGCCACGAGATCTACACTTCTGTTTACAACTACTATGGCTGGATCATGACTGAGACAGCT CTGGACCAGACTAAGACCGTCTTCAAGAACCACAGCATCTGCTCAG
- the PRSS55 gene encoding serine protease 55 isoform X3, protein MSAKENELCEVTSRLPLAEECVYRRITALNIVQELWSQCGMKMLLLTFWILTSLISSIHAGVSSPVFMFSSEWKSEPVGSFRGGQQRETGSPSGYTHIECGLRPSYESFLETGRRIRGGRYAKAGEFPWQVSIQSNGKHICGGTMISALWILTAAHCFADEVPPDLTVVVGGIDLDLPLEEHKPDSLVIHENFDRTSMKHDIALIMLSSPIEFSNEKIPICLPFMYDIDTWQHCWIAGWGTTGAAAEVSASHVLQKARMKLISREQCLERIPQLPENMLCAELQGGERGTCQVDSGGPLVCSYWNTMKWFQVGIISWEEDCTEKPSHEIYTSVYNYYGWIMTETALDQTKTVFKNHSICSGGICVLRAHQL, encoded by the exons ATGTCAGCAAAAGAGAATGAATTGTGTGAGGTCACATCCCGGTTGCCCCTGGCAGAGGAATGTGTCTACAGAAGGATAACTGCCCTCAACATCGTCCAAGAGCTTTGGTCCCAGTGTGGGATGAAAATGCTGCTCCTTACCTTCTGGATTTTAACTTCTCTAATCAGCAGCATCCATGCAGGCGTTTCTTCCCCAGTTTTCATGTTCAGCAGTGAATGGAAGAGTGAACCTGTTGGTAGCTTCAGAGGTggacagcagagagaaactggTAGCCCTTCTGGATACACACACATCG AGTGTGGCCTTCGACCATCTTATGAGTCCTTTCTGGAGACTGGCAGGAGGATCAGAGGGGGGAGATACGCCAAGGCTGGGGAGTTCCCGTGGCAAGTGAGCATCCAGAGCAACGGGAAACATATCTGCGGGGGCACCATGATCAGCGCGCTGTGGATTTTAACTGCGGCCCATTGCTTTGCAGATGAGGT GCCACCAGATCTCACTGTTGTAGTAGGGGGAATCGACCTTGACCTCCCTCTGGAAGAACATAAGCCAGACAGCTTGGTTATCCATGAAAACTTTGACAGAACAAGCATGAAACATGACATTGCCCTGATCATGCTCAGCTCTCCCATCGAGTTCAGCAATGAGAAAATCCCCATCTGTTTGCCCTTCATGTATGACATTGATACATGGCAACACTGCTGGATTGCTGGATGGGGAACCACAGGTGCAG CAGCTGAAGTGTCAGCATCCCACGTGCTGCAGAAAGCACGGATGAAGCTCATCAGCAGGGAGCAGTGCTTGGAGCGCATCCCGCAGCTACCAGAGAACATGCTgtgtgctgagctgcagggaggagaaagaggcaCCTGCCAG GTGGACAGTGGGGGACCTCTGGTTTGCAGCTACTGGAACACCATGAAGTGGTTTCAGGTCGGCATCATCAGCTGGGAAGAAGATTGCACAGAAAAGCCAAGCCACGAGATCTACACTTCTGTTTACAACTACTATGGCTGGATCATGACTGAGACAGCT CTGGACCAGACTAAGACCGTCTTCAAGAACCACAGCATCTGCTCAGGTG
- the PRSS55 gene encoding serine protease 55 isoform X2 codes for MSAKENELCEVTSRLPLAEECVYRRITALNIVQELWSQCGMKMLLLTFWILTSLISSIHAGVSSPVFMFSSEWKSEPVGSFRGGQQRETGSPSGYTHIECGLRPSYESFLETGRRIRGGRYAKAGEFPWQVSIQSNGKHICGGTMISALWILTAAHCFADEVPPDLTVVVGGIDLDLPLEEHKPDSLVIHENFDRTSMKHDIALIMLSSPIEFSNEKIPICLPFMYDIDTWQHCWIAGWGTTGAAEVSASHVLQKARMKLISREQCLERIPQLPENMLCAELQGGERGTCQVDSGGPLVCSYWNTMKWFQVGIISWEEDCTEKPSHEIYTSVYNYYGWIMTETALDQTKTVFKNHSICSGGMSSWWDMTTCQIHPYTRKRARKLLASVGNFSFT; via the exons ATGTCAGCAAAAGAGAATGAATTGTGTGAGGTCACATCCCGGTTGCCCCTGGCAGAGGAATGTGTCTACAGAAGGATAACTGCCCTCAACATCGTCCAAGAGCTTTGGTCCCAGTGTGGGATGAAAATGCTGCTCCTTACCTTCTGGATTTTAACTTCTCTAATCAGCAGCATCCATGCAGGCGTTTCTTCCCCAGTTTTCATGTTCAGCAGTGAATGGAAGAGTGAACCTGTTGGTAGCTTCAGAGGTggacagcagagagaaactggTAGCCCTTCTGGATACACACACATCG AGTGTGGCCTTCGACCATCTTATGAGTCCTTTCTGGAGACTGGCAGGAGGATCAGAGGGGGGAGATACGCCAAGGCTGGGGAGTTCCCGTGGCAAGTGAGCATCCAGAGCAACGGGAAACATATCTGCGGGGGCACCATGATCAGCGCGCTGTGGATTTTAACTGCGGCCCATTGCTTTGCAGATGAGGT GCCACCAGATCTCACTGTTGTAGTAGGGGGAATCGACCTTGACCTCCCTCTGGAAGAACATAAGCCAGACAGCTTGGTTATCCATGAAAACTTTGACAGAACAAGCATGAAACATGACATTGCCCTGATCATGCTCAGCTCTCCCATCGAGTTCAGCAATGAGAAAATCCCCATCTGTTTGCCCTTCATGTATGACATTGATACATGGCAACACTGCTGGATTGCTGGATGGGGAACCACAGGTGCAG CTGAAGTGTCAGCATCCCACGTGCTGCAGAAAGCACGGATGAAGCTCATCAGCAGGGAGCAGTGCTTGGAGCGCATCCCGCAGCTACCAGAGAACATGCTgtgtgctgagctgcagggaggagaaagaggcaCCTGCCAG GTGGACAGTGGGGGACCTCTGGTTTGCAGCTACTGGAACACCATGAAGTGGTTTCAGGTCGGCATCATCAGCTGGGAAGAAGATTGCACAGAAAAGCCAAGCCACGAGATCTACACTTCTGTTTACAACTACTATGGCTGGATCATGACTGAGACAGCT CTGGACCAGACTAAGACCGTCTTCAAGAACCACAGCATCTGCTCAGGTGGTATGTCAAGCTGGTGGGACATGACTACATGTCAAATTCATCCATACACTagaaaaagggcaagaaagctGTTGGCCAGTGTTGGAAACTTTAGCTTCACATAA
- the PRSS55 gene encoding serine protease 55 isoform X1 gives MSAKENELCEVTSRLPLAEECVYRRITALNIVQELWSQCGMKMLLLTFWILTSLISSIHAGVSSPVFMFSSEWKSEPVGSFRGGQQRETGSPSGYTHIECGLRPSYESFLETGRRIRGGRYAKAGEFPWQVSIQSNGKHICGGTMISALWILTAAHCFADEVPPDLTVVVGGIDLDLPLEEHKPDSLVIHENFDRTSMKHDIALIMLSSPIEFSNEKIPICLPFMYDIDTWQHCWIAGWGTTGAAAEVSASHVLQKARMKLISREQCLERIPQLPENMLCAELQGGERGTCQVDSGGPLVCSYWNTMKWFQVGIISWEEDCTEKPSHEIYTSVYNYYGWIMTETALDQTKTVFKNHSICSGGMSSWWDMTTCQIHPYTRKRARKLLASVGNFSFT, from the exons ATGTCAGCAAAAGAGAATGAATTGTGTGAGGTCACATCCCGGTTGCCCCTGGCAGAGGAATGTGTCTACAGAAGGATAACTGCCCTCAACATCGTCCAAGAGCTTTGGTCCCAGTGTGGGATGAAAATGCTGCTCCTTACCTTCTGGATTTTAACTTCTCTAATCAGCAGCATCCATGCAGGCGTTTCTTCCCCAGTTTTCATGTTCAGCAGTGAATGGAAGAGTGAACCTGTTGGTAGCTTCAGAGGTggacagcagagagaaactggTAGCCCTTCTGGATACACACACATCG AGTGTGGCCTTCGACCATCTTATGAGTCCTTTCTGGAGACTGGCAGGAGGATCAGAGGGGGGAGATACGCCAAGGCTGGGGAGTTCCCGTGGCAAGTGAGCATCCAGAGCAACGGGAAACATATCTGCGGGGGCACCATGATCAGCGCGCTGTGGATTTTAACTGCGGCCCATTGCTTTGCAGATGAGGT GCCACCAGATCTCACTGTTGTAGTAGGGGGAATCGACCTTGACCTCCCTCTGGAAGAACATAAGCCAGACAGCTTGGTTATCCATGAAAACTTTGACAGAACAAGCATGAAACATGACATTGCCCTGATCATGCTCAGCTCTCCCATCGAGTTCAGCAATGAGAAAATCCCCATCTGTTTGCCCTTCATGTATGACATTGATACATGGCAACACTGCTGGATTGCTGGATGGGGAACCACAGGTGCAG CAGCTGAAGTGTCAGCATCCCACGTGCTGCAGAAAGCACGGATGAAGCTCATCAGCAGGGAGCAGTGCTTGGAGCGCATCCCGCAGCTACCAGAGAACATGCTgtgtgctgagctgcagggaggagaaagaggcaCCTGCCAG GTGGACAGTGGGGGACCTCTGGTTTGCAGCTACTGGAACACCATGAAGTGGTTTCAGGTCGGCATCATCAGCTGGGAAGAAGATTGCACAGAAAAGCCAAGCCACGAGATCTACACTTCTGTTTACAACTACTATGGCTGGATCATGACTGAGACAGCT CTGGACCAGACTAAGACCGTCTTCAAGAACCACAGCATCTGCTCAGGTGGTATGTCAAGCTGGTGGGACATGACTACATGTCAAATTCATCCATACACTagaaaaagggcaagaaagctGTTGGCCAGTGTTGGAAACTTTAGCTTCACATAA
- the PRSS55 gene encoding serine protease 55 isoform X5 yields MSAKENELCEVTSRLPLAEECVYRRITALNIVQELWSQCGMKMLLLTFWILTSLISSIHAGVSSPVFMFSSEWKSEPVGSFRGGQQRETGSPSGYTHIECGLRPSYESFLETGRRIRGGRYAKAGEFPWQVSIQSNGKHICGGTMISALWILTAAHCFADEVPPDLTVVVGGIDLDLPLEEHKPDSLVIHENFDRTSMKHDIALIMLSSPIEFSNEKIPICLPFMYDIDTWQHCWIAGWGTTGAAAEVSASHVLQKARMKLISREQCLERIPQLPENMLCAELQGGERGTCQEAQSAFLSLPG; encoded by the exons ATGTCAGCAAAAGAGAATGAATTGTGTGAGGTCACATCCCGGTTGCCCCTGGCAGAGGAATGTGTCTACAGAAGGATAACTGCCCTCAACATCGTCCAAGAGCTTTGGTCCCAGTGTGGGATGAAAATGCTGCTCCTTACCTTCTGGATTTTAACTTCTCTAATCAGCAGCATCCATGCAGGCGTTTCTTCCCCAGTTTTCATGTTCAGCAGTGAATGGAAGAGTGAACCTGTTGGTAGCTTCAGAGGTggacagcagagagaaactggTAGCCCTTCTGGATACACACACATCG AGTGTGGCCTTCGACCATCTTATGAGTCCTTTCTGGAGACTGGCAGGAGGATCAGAGGGGGGAGATACGCCAAGGCTGGGGAGTTCCCGTGGCAAGTGAGCATCCAGAGCAACGGGAAACATATCTGCGGGGGCACCATGATCAGCGCGCTGTGGATTTTAACTGCGGCCCATTGCTTTGCAGATGAGGT GCCACCAGATCTCACTGTTGTAGTAGGGGGAATCGACCTTGACCTCCCTCTGGAAGAACATAAGCCAGACAGCTTGGTTATCCATGAAAACTTTGACAGAACAAGCATGAAACATGACATTGCCCTGATCATGCTCAGCTCTCCCATCGAGTTCAGCAATGAGAAAATCCCCATCTGTTTGCCCTTCATGTATGACATTGATACATGGCAACACTGCTGGATTGCTGGATGGGGAACCACAGGTGCAG CAGCTGAAGTGTCAGCATCCCACGTGCTGCAGAAAGCACGGATGAAGCTCATCAGCAGGGAGCAGTGCTTGGAGCGCATCCCGCAGCTACCAGAGAACATGCTgtgtgctgagctgcagggaggagaaagaggcaCCTGCCAG GAGGCTCAAAGTGCTTTCCTTTCGCTGCCGGGATAA